In a genomic window of Methanosarcina horonobensis HB-1 = JCM 15518:
- a CDS encoding COG1361 S-layer family protein, producing the protein MSSGNAFAATTLDTNRSLDKGINVNLLNQDPDPVKPGDVLEVRISIENTGYSDIENCYLEIKPEYPFRALSGEKLTENIGTLGKRSEDDRRRIVKFKLGIENDVNEGKYPLKVYLYSTDNKNKISLTRELTIDIDSESNAEIEYINVEKLIPGEKTKLTFGIKNVGNSPLKNSMFSWECTNDLILPVGSSNVKHINLIDVGETANVSFDVLTNVNTKPGLYKLDMVLTYDDIEELQTITEGGTIENQKRKTIESKAGIYIGGTTDFDISFMEKSPEGAYTFSVSNIGNNGANSVKISVPLQENWTITDGGSNSVILGNLQKGDYTIADFNLKPKTLGQELPIKFEISYTSSDGMRQVEENVLSLYASSTLPVSSKMSEESSGSSLFSYKLIVLILLGAAGIFIYRIRQKKIKEKNAEGNLTDENQMEEEKIGE; encoded by the coding sequence TTGAGCAGTGGAAATGCCTTTGCTGCAACAACTCTTGATACAAACAGGAGTCTCGATAAAGGGATCAATGTTAACCTGCTCAACCAGGACCCTGACCCTGTGAAGCCCGGAGATGTGCTTGAAGTAAGAATTTCAATCGAGAACACAGGCTATAGTGATATAGAAAACTGTTATCTGGAAATCAAGCCAGAATATCCTTTCAGGGCTCTTTCGGGAGAAAAACTTACAGAGAATATAGGCACTCTGGGAAAACGCTCCGAAGATGATCGCAGAAGAATAGTGAAATTTAAACTCGGGATTGAAAATGATGTCAATGAAGGTAAATATCCCCTCAAAGTATACCTTTACTCAACAGATAACAAAAATAAGATCTCCCTTACCAGGGAACTCACAATAGATATTGACAGCGAATCAAATGCTGAAATAGAGTATATCAATGTCGAAAAACTGATACCCGGAGAGAAAACCAAACTTACTTTTGGAATAAAGAATGTAGGGAATTCTCCTCTCAAAAACTCAATGTTTTCCTGGGAATGTACAAATGATCTGATCCTGCCTGTAGGCTCCAGCAATGTCAAGCACATTAACCTTATTGATGTAGGAGAAACTGCCAATGTTAGTTTTGACGTTCTGACCAACGTGAATACAAAGCCTGGTCTTTACAAGCTGGATATGGTTCTCACCTATGACGATATCGAGGAACTCCAGACAATTACAGAAGGAGGCACTATAGAAAACCAGAAACGAAAGACAATCGAAAGCAAAGCAGGAATTTACATAGGAGGCACTACGGATTTCGATATCTCATTTATGGAAAAGAGTCCTGAAGGAGCTTACACGTTTTCGGTTTCCAATATAGGAAACAACGGTGCGAATTCAGTCAAAATTTCCGTCCCTCTGCAGGAAAACTGGACAATCACGGACGGAGGCAGCAATTCCGTAATTCTCGGGAACCTGCAAAAAGGGGATTATACGATTGCGGATTTCAACCTGAAACCGAAAACTCTTGGCCAGGAACTTCCAATAAAATTCGAAATAAGTTATACTTCCAGTGATGGAATGAGGCAGGTTGAAGAAAATGTACTCTCTCTTTATGCTTCTTCTACCCTACCGGTAAGTTCCAAAATGTCAGAAGAAAGCAGTGGATCAAGCTTATTCTCGTATAAACTTATAGTTCTGATCCTGCTCGGTGCTGCAGGCATTTTCATTTATAGAATCCGCCAGAAGAAAATTAAAGAAAAGAACGCTGAAGGAAACCTGACCGATGAAAACCAGATGGAAGAAGAGAAGATAGGCGAATAA
- a CDS encoding helix-turn-helix transcriptional regulator: MKTRIKEFRARHDLTQEALANLVGVRRETIVFLEKGKYNPSLKLAYRIARELDTTIDELFIFENSDLE, encoded by the coding sequence GTGAAAACAAGGATCAAAGAGTTTCGGGCAAGGCATGACCTGACCCAGGAAGCTTTGGCAAATCTGGTAGGAGTTAGAAGAGAAACCATTGTTTTTCTTGAAAAAGGAAAGTACAATCCCTCTCTAAAACTTGCCTACCGAATTGCCAGAGAACTTGACACCACAATTGACGAGCTGTTCATCTTTGAGAACTCTGATCTCGAGTAA
- a CDS encoding ABC transporter ATP-binding protein produces MENTLIAFQNVWKTYQMGEVQVNALKNVSVKLGRGEFAAIIGPSGSGKSTMMNLVGCLDIPSQGKIFLKGKDIARLQESDLAALRGRTIGFVFQQYNLIPGMTALENVLLPLEIQETDDRTAEKRAKELLDIVGLSDKLQNKPSQLSGGQQQRVSIARALACDPEIILADEPTGALDSITGKEVISILYRLWKEKGKTVVMVTHDMNLAGYASRHIQLKDGEMIRDGPNEEQISPEMCLEDR; encoded by the coding sequence ATGGAAAATACATTGATTGCCTTTCAAAATGTCTGGAAAACCTATCAGATGGGCGAAGTTCAGGTCAATGCTTTGAAGAATGTGAGCGTGAAACTTGGAAGAGGAGAATTTGCCGCAATAATCGGGCCTTCAGGGAGTGGAAAGTCTACGATGATGAACCTTGTAGGCTGTCTTGACATCCCTTCACAGGGCAAAATATTTCTGAAAGGAAAGGACATAGCACGGCTTCAGGAATCGGATCTTGCAGCCCTTAGAGGCAGGACAATCGGGTTCGTTTTTCAGCAATATAATCTGATTCCGGGGATGACAGCTCTTGAAAACGTTCTCTTGCCCCTTGAAATCCAGGAAACTGATGATAGGACTGCGGAGAAAAGGGCAAAAGAATTGCTTGACATTGTAGGGCTTTCTGACAAGCTGCAGAATAAACCTTCCCAGCTCTCGGGAGGACAGCAGCAAAGAGTTTCGATTGCTAGAGCCCTTGCGTGCGACCCTGAAATAATCCTTGCTGATGAGCCGACAGGAGCGCTTGACAGCATCACCGGAAAGGAGGTTATTTCAATCCTTTACAGGCTCTGGAAAGAGAAAGGCAAAACAGTAGTTATGGTCACCCATGATATGAATCTTGCAGGATATGCCAGCAGGCACATTCAGCTCAAGGACGGAGAAATGATAAGGGACGGACCGAATGAAGAACAGATCAGTCCTGAAATGTGTCTGGAAGATAGATGA
- a CDS encoding pirin family protein, translating into MANPRRIRKIRKSMPTIEGAGVHLKRAFGFQHVPELDPFLLFDEFHSEKPEEYSMGFPRHPHRGIETITYVLQGEVMHEDSLGNRGVIRPGEVQWMTAGSGIIHQEMPQGDESGTLWGFQLWANLPASHKMMEPRYQEIKSSRIPELLMEKGLKVRIICGEVNGVEGPVREIVTDPEYLDVTVPAEEKFFHIVTQGHTVFAYVIAGSGHFDREKDPCAFEVEGGRYLHPAGDCMIGPETLVLYGDGDSIEVTAGEKGVRFLLISGKPIGEPVAWYGPVVMNTKEELRVAFEEYRQGSFTRQHERRK; encoded by the coding sequence ATGGCTAATCCCAGAAGAATAAGAAAAATAAGGAAGAGTATGCCAACCATTGAGGGGGCAGGGGTGCACCTGAAGAGAGCTTTCGGATTCCAGCATGTACCTGAGCTCGATCCTTTTTTATTGTTTGATGAGTTTCATTCGGAAAAACCTGAAGAGTACAGTATGGGATTTCCCAGGCATCCGCACCGCGGAATTGAAACTATTACTTATGTCCTGCAGGGGGAAGTAATGCATGAGGACAGCCTGGGAAACAGAGGTGTAATTCGGCCTGGCGAGGTGCAATGGATGACTGCTGGAAGTGGGATCATCCATCAGGAAATGCCACAGGGAGATGAAAGTGGGACTCTATGGGGTTTTCAACTCTGGGCTAATCTTCCGGCTTCTCACAAGATGATGGAACCACGCTACCAGGAAATCAAAAGCAGCCGGATACCTGAACTTCTCATGGAAAAAGGGCTGAAGGTAAGGATTATTTGCGGAGAAGTAAATGGGGTTGAAGGACCGGTACGGGAAATAGTAACCGATCCTGAGTATCTGGATGTGACAGTCCCGGCAGAGGAGAAATTTTTCCATATAGTAACTCAAGGTCATACTGTCTTTGCGTATGTAATAGCTGGCAGTGGTCATTTCGACAGAGAAAAAGACCCATGTGCCTTTGAGGTTGAAGGAGGGAGATACCTTCACCCTGCAGGGGACTGTATGATCGGTCCGGAAACCCTGGTTCTCTACGGAGACGGGGATTCGATTGAAGTGACTGCAGGGGAAAAAGGCGTGAGGTTTCTTCTCATATCTGGAAAGCCGATTGGTGAGCCTGTTGCCTGGTACGGACCTGTTGTTATGAATACAAAAGAAGAACTGAGAGTGGCTTTTGAAGAATACCGGCAAGGGTCGTTTACCAGACAACACGAGAGAAGAAAATAG
- a CDS encoding histidine kinase dimerization/phosphoacceptor domain -containing protein, with amino-acid sequence MEYSTKEEKMEQLTFQNPNPVLRAGADGEITYSNPAGETLLNKWDIKVGEKLPHSIEDLIRRVITRNDPEKTEIRVGKKVYLLAFYPVPEKECVNIYGYNVSGHKRLGEKLRIKEKQYDALHTIGRMALKCESLQAFMDESVRLIARTMNLEFCKILELTPDGNFLLRAGTGWKPDFVGKMEVKGGKWSQAGYTTFSKVPVIVKDFAEESRFEAPEILKAHNITSGITVIIGNVEKPFGVLGVHSTKKRKFTADETYFLNSVAFVIAEVIERRHAEEELRQYKEKLEELVKERTSELTKTNEQLFNEISIRKQVEQDLQNSIYFLETFLDTIPSPVFYRNLEGVYQGCNEIFARHILGLSKEEVIGHSMYDFRDQYSEETLNKSVYYDSILLKEGKSLPHELKIKCAIDGKLRDFLVHKAIYSNIAGEVIGIVGIMLDITERKKAEKALLKTEEIRKKEIHHRIKNNLQVISSLLSLQADHFSDRRVKESFHDSQNRVISMSLIHEELYRTGETGDVETFDFKAYIQKLASELFRSYVVGNKNIHLKLDMESAFLGMDTGIPLGIIINELVSNSLKHAFPTERDGEVQIKLHRLHIDENRESNRDQDRCDVSEFLLIVSDNGIGLPENIDFRHTSSLGLQLVNILVDQIEGNIELKRGKGTEFRIKFREKTCFEKKVI; translated from the coding sequence ATGGAATATTCTACAAAAGAAGAAAAAATGGAGCAACTGACATTTCAGAACCCAAACCCTGTGCTTCGAGCCGGGGCTGATGGAGAGATCACCTATTCAAACCCGGCAGGTGAAACCCTGTTAAATAAATGGGATATTAAAGTCGGAGAAAAACTGCCTCATTCTATAGAAGATCTGATTAGGAGAGTAATTACCAGAAATGACCCTGAAAAAACGGAAATCAGAGTTGGAAAAAAAGTGTATCTACTAGCCTTCTATCCCGTACCTGAAAAAGAGTGTGTAAACATCTATGGGTATAACGTAAGCGGACATAAAAGGCTGGGAGAAAAGCTTCGTATAAAGGAAAAGCAGTATGATGCCCTCCATACAATCGGGAGAATGGCCCTTAAGTGTGAAAGTCTTCAGGCTTTTATGGATGAGAGTGTAAGACTGATTGCAAGAACCATGAATCTTGAGTTCTGCAAAATCCTTGAACTTACACCGGATGGAAATTTCCTCCTCAGAGCAGGGACCGGATGGAAACCTGACTTTGTCGGAAAAATGGAAGTGAAAGGGGGAAAATGGTCTCAGGCCGGGTACACAACTTTTTCGAAAGTGCCTGTAATCGTAAAGGATTTTGCGGAAGAGAGCCGTTTTGAAGCTCCTGAAATCCTGAAAGCACACAATATTACAAGCGGGATTACCGTTATTATAGGGAATGTAGAGAAACCATTCGGAGTACTTGGAGTCCATTCAACGAAGAAAAGGAAATTCACTGCGGATGAGACCTATTTTTTAAACTCTGTTGCCTTTGTAATTGCAGAGGTAATCGAACGCAGGCATGCGGAAGAAGAATTACGCCAGTATAAGGAAAAACTGGAAGAGCTTGTTAAAGAAAGGACTTCCGAACTTACAAAAACAAATGAACAACTATTCAACGAAATCTCTATCCGCAAACAGGTGGAACAGGACCTTCAAAATAGTATATATTTTCTTGAGACGTTCCTTGACACTATACCCTCTCCCGTATTTTATAGAAATCTTGAAGGCGTTTATCAGGGCTGCAATGAGATCTTTGCAAGACATATTCTGGGCCTTTCAAAAGAAGAAGTAATAGGGCACTCTATGTATGATTTTAGAGACCAGTACTCTGAAGAAACACTGAATAAATCCGTATATTACGACAGCATACTCCTGAAGGAAGGCAAAAGCCTGCCTCATGAATTGAAAATAAAGTGCGCAATAGACGGAAAGCTAAGAGATTTCCTTGTCCACAAAGCCATCTACAGCAATATAGCCGGAGAAGTGATCGGAATCGTAGGCATAATGCTTGATATTACGGAACGCAAAAAGGCAGAGAAAGCCCTTTTGAAAACCGAGGAAATCAGGAAAAAAGAAATCCACCACAGGATAAAAAATAATCTTCAGGTAATCTCATCCCTGCTCAGTCTCCAGGCCGATCATTTTAGTGACAGAAGAGTAAAAGAATCTTTCCATGATAGCCAGAACCGCGTGATATCAATGTCCCTGATTCATGAAGAGCTTTACAGGACTGGAGAAACAGGGGATGTGGAAACCTTTGATTTCAAGGCATACATTCAAAAACTGGCGAGTGAACTTTTCCGATCATATGTCGTGGGAAACAAGAATATTCACTTAAAGCTGGATATGGAAAGTGCATTTCTTGGAATGGATACCGGAATTCCTCTGGGTATTATTATCAATGAACTTGTATCCAACTCATTAAAGCATGCCTTTCCCACAGAAAGAGACGGAGAAGTCCAGATCAAGCTCCACAGACTGCACATTGATGAAAACAGGGAGAGCAACAGAGACCAGGACAGATGTGATGTCTCTGAGTTCTTGCTGATCGTCTCTGATAATGGAATAGGCCTTCCTGAGAATATTGATTTCAGGCATACCTCTTCTCTAGGGCTTCAACTCGTGAACATCCTTGTGGATCAGATTGAAGGCAATATCGAGCTTAAAAGAGGAAAAGGGACGGAATTCAGGATAAAATTCAGAGAAAAAACATGCTTTGAGAAGAAAGTTATATGA
- a CDS encoding phosphate-starvation-inducible PsiE family protein, with protein sequence MDSIKLFKQVTDAITTVILYILLLALIVGMAKTLLEIRFIIFESLESGFNNMVTSVLTVFIVIDLFKAFVDYHEHDRIKLTDITDATILIVLREIAVGLYSQKFGYEFILSLAALLLVLGIMRVLAVRYSPAAKSQSPAPLKEEGQTSKTGLTTLLDPVQTT encoded by the coding sequence ATGGATAGTATAAAATTATTTAAGCAGGTTACGGATGCAATTACTACAGTCATCCTTTACATACTCCTGCTCGCGTTAATTGTGGGGATGGCAAAAACCTTACTGGAGATTCGTTTCATCATTTTTGAGTCCCTTGAGAGCGGATTCAATAACATGGTAACGAGTGTGCTGACAGTTTTCATCGTTATTGACCTTTTCAAAGCTTTTGTTGACTACCACGAACACGACAGGATCAAGCTTACGGATATAACGGACGCCACAATTTTAATAGTCCTGCGTGAAATCGCTGTGGGCCTTTATTCCCAGAAGTTCGGGTATGAATTTATCCTGAGCCTTGCCGCACTGCTGCTCGTACTGGGCATAATGAGAGTGCTTGCTGTCAGATATTCACCTGCAGCAAAATCCCAGAGTCCAGCTCCTTTGAAGGAAGAAGGACAAACTTCGAAAACCGGCCTTACAACTCTGCTTGATCCGGTGCAAACGACCTGA
- a CDS encoding DUF2173 family protein, with the protein MNGKECNLSLDELLKFEGVMAAGIFSPDGKLVEYKARDGMPEEMAQMTAKFCGAVNMMFDALASAYTKLYGMKWVPQNNWMYSGGDWTVMISGTRGVFVESSKADIEKLLKALGMC; encoded by the coding sequence ATGAACGGAAAAGAGTGCAATCTTTCATTAGATGAGCTTCTGAAGTTTGAAGGGGTAATGGCAGCCGGGATTTTCAGTCCCGACGGAAAGCTTGTGGAATATAAAGCCAGGGACGGAATGCCTGAGGAAATGGCACAGATGACAGCTAAGTTCTGCGGAGCTGTGAATATGATGTTTGATGCTCTGGCAAGTGCTTACACAAAGCTCTATGGGATGAAGTGGGTGCCCCAGAATAACTGGATGTACAGCGGCGGTGACTGGACAGTTATGATCTCGGGAACAAGAGGAGTCTTTGTCGAGAGCTCCAAAGCAGATATAGAGAAGCTTCTTAAAGCTCTGGGAATGTGTTAA
- a CDS encoding uracil-DNA glycosylase family protein, whose translation MKPAECIECKNFPCSDINNSGYLVPAVEIDPGKVKVIMISEASPENPHDYFYASGDPFYLKTTLQAFSDAGVSVNSIQEILDLGFYLTTAVKCSKTQYGISAQTVKNCSLVLEKELALFPDVEVYMLMGDVAIKAFNYISKRLTGKNTTPSGSTYKIRKGQFFYNEKRVFPSYVQTGQNYLIEKSKRTMIAEDLAEAAKIIGK comes from the coding sequence ATGAAGCCTGCTGAATGTATTGAATGTAAAAACTTTCCCTGTTCTGATATTAATAACAGTGGATATCTTGTGCCTGCTGTAGAAATTGATCCTGGAAAAGTCAAAGTAATTATGATTTCCGAAGCCTCTCCTGAGAATCCTCATGATTATTTTTATGCATCTGGAGACCCATTTTACCTGAAAACCACTCTGCAAGCGTTCAGTGATGCCGGAGTTTCCGTAAACAGCATACAGGAAATCCTGGATCTCGGGTTCTATCTTACAACGGCAGTTAAATGTTCAAAAACTCAGTATGGAATTTCAGCACAAACGGTAAAAAACTGCTCTCTGGTGCTTGAGAAGGAACTTGCCCTGTTTCCAGATGTTGAGGTATATATGCTGATGGGGGACGTTGCGATAAAGGCTTTTAACTACATCAGCAAGAGGCTCACCGGCAAAAACACGACTCCTTCGGGTTCGACGTATAAAATCAGAAAGGGGCAGTTTTTTTACAACGAGAAAAGGGTTTTTCCTTCATATGTGCAGACCGGGCAGAACTACCTGATTGAGAAATCAAAAAGAACGATGATTGCCGAAGACCTTGCAGAAGCTGCGAAAATAATAGGAAAATAA
- a CDS encoding endonuclease III domain-containing protein — MRKIIHDLSSGTSQTVNEPVIRTIYNFLLNSYGSQGWWPLIELHESGGTNPTKTGSVQGYHPGDYTYPHTDSQQFEIICGAMLTQNTSWQQVERALINLKKIDSLSPGGILDLGPETLREAIRPAGYYNQKAVRLKTLAEWFLELKSRTPEREELLSLKGVGPETADSILLYAFKQPSFVVDAYTRRIISNLGLADEKTKYSEIKALFEENLPEDMIVYQEYHALLVEHAKRYYQKKINYSRCPLLKIVLA, encoded by the coding sequence ATGAGAAAAATTATTCATGACTTGAGTTCAGGAACTTCACAAACTGTTAATGAACCGGTTATCCGAACCATATATAATTTTCTCCTTAATTCATACGGTTCTCAGGGCTGGTGGCCTTTAATCGAACTCCACGAAAGTGGTGGAACAAATCCTACAAAAACAGGCTCTGTCCAGGGATATCATCCCGGAGACTATACATATCCGCATACAGATAGTCAGCAATTTGAGATTATATGCGGAGCCATGCTTACGCAGAACACGAGCTGGCAGCAGGTTGAAAGAGCCCTGATAAACCTGAAAAAGATAGACTCTCTTTCTCCGGGAGGAATTCTCGACCTTGGTCCTGAAACCTTAAGAGAAGCTATAAGACCTGCAGGTTATTATAACCAGAAAGCCGTACGCCTCAAAACCCTTGCTGAATGGTTTCTGGAATTAAAAAGCAGAACGCCTGAAAGAGAAGAACTGCTCTCATTAAAAGGTGTGGGTCCTGAAACTGCAGATTCTATTCTGCTGTATGCCTTTAAACAGCCTTCATTCGTAGTTGACGCATATACCAGAAGGATCATAAGCAACCTTGGCCTGGCTGATGAGAAAACAAAATATTCTGAAATCAAGGCATTGTTTGAAGAGAATTTGCCGGAAGACATGATTGTATATCAGGAATATCATGCCCTTCTTGTAGAACATGCAAAGAGATATTATCAAAAGAAGATTAACTATTCCCGATGTCCGCTTTTAAAGATAGTCTTAGCCTGA
- a CDS encoding ABC transporter permease yields the protein MKLAKILKIALNMVKANKLRSWLTIIGVIIGIASVMAIVTTGEYFQEQVTETLEGLGGDTITIVASTPFEISYEEDVEYEDTGESTEGSAVTTESGGESENYTSDPLEVETEAELTRMDVFVLRSIPGVEYVNVNVEDGAELKLGSESTFVWVKGVDPNVWPEITKKKVGEGRMLTPGDRAVVVISNELAKNTFEKEIRLNQMILLNGKSYRVIGILAKDGGLLGGLGGLFGSSVYMPYQEVYSLRNNNDEDASERERDVYNNIELTLHKDADYDATLHEIERKLRLSRRVTEDTQDFYVNSPKEAIESTRKLINGLTAFLAFIAGISLLVGSTGIANTMFTSVLEKTKEIGIMKAIGAKNSDIMLIFLCNAAMISLVGGIIGILLGTAAVQLILLLISMKMNIPFEFALSLKGTLIATMVSIVVGLIAGLVPAKNASELKPVDALRYE from the coding sequence ATGAAGCTGGCAAAGATATTGAAAATCGCCCTGAATATGGTCAAAGCCAATAAACTGAGGAGCTGGCTGACTATTATAGGGGTTATTATAGGTATTGCCTCGGTAATGGCAATCGTTACGACCGGGGAATATTTCCAGGAACAGGTGACTGAAACTCTGGAAGGGCTGGGAGGTGATACCATTACGATTGTGGCATCAACTCCTTTTGAAATATCATATGAAGAAGATGTGGAGTATGAAGATACGGGAGAAAGCACAGAGGGCTCGGCAGTAACCACAGAATCCGGAGGAGAATCTGAAAACTATACTTCTGACCCTTTAGAAGTTGAAACAGAGGCGGAACTCACAAGGATGGACGTATTTGTCCTGCGGAGCATTCCAGGTGTAGAATATGTAAATGTTAATGTTGAAGACGGGGCGGAATTGAAACTCGGAAGCGAGTCAACTTTTGTATGGGTTAAAGGTGTGGATCCGAATGTCTGGCCTGAGATCACAAAAAAGAAAGTAGGGGAAGGCAGAATGTTGACGCCCGGAGATAGGGCAGTTGTGGTCATTTCAAACGAACTCGCAAAAAACACTTTCGAGAAGGAAATCCGACTCAACCAGATGATTCTCCTCAATGGCAAGTCTTATCGGGTAATTGGGATACTGGCAAAGGACGGAGGGCTTCTAGGCGGGCTGGGAGGGCTTTTCGGAAGCAGCGTTTATATGCCATACCAAGAGGTATACTCTCTTCGGAACAATAATGATGAAGATGCTTCTGAAAGAGAACGGGATGTGTATAATAACATCGAATTAACTCTACATAAGGATGCAGACTATGATGCAACTCTTCATGAAATCGAGCGGAAATTGAGACTCTCGAGGAGGGTTACTGAAGATACTCAGGACTTTTATGTTAACTCCCCAAAAGAGGCAATTGAAAGTACGCGAAAACTGATTAACGGTCTTACAGCATTCCTCGCATTCATTGCAGGCATCTCTCTTCTTGTAGGCTCAACAGGGATCGCTAACACAATGTTTACCTCCGTGCTTGAGAAGACGAAGGAAATAGGGATTATGAAAGCCATAGGAGCAAAGAACAGCGATATCATGCTTATATTTCTCTGTAATGCCGCAATGATCAGCCTTGTAGGCGGAATAATAGGCATCCTTCTTGGCACAGCCGCAGTACAGCTGATTCTACTCCTGATTTCAATGAAAATGAACATTCCTTTTGAGTTTGCCCTCAGCCTGAAAGGCACCCTTATTGCAACTATGGTCTCCATAGTCGTGGGGCTGATTGCAGGCCTTGTGCCGGCAAAGAATGCATCCGAACTGAAACCGGTAGACGCCCTGAGGTACGAATGA